The Gemmatimonadota bacterium genome segment GAGATGGACGTGGGGGTCGATCAGACCCGGCAGGACGTGCAGACCCTTCGCCGATAGCTGCCGGCCACTTTCGGGCCGGGCATCGGGTTCGAGCACACCGGCGATGCGACCGTCCCGCACGGCGATCGTGGCGGCCATTACGCCGTCCTGGCTGACGACCCGGCCATCGGTAACGATAAGGTCAAAGGTGGAAGCCATGAGTTACTCCCGATAAACCGCCCGCGGGCGGGTAAGATGCGGCGACTGGTGCGGTGGGTCACAATCCCTTGCGCTCGTGCTCCGGCGCGCTGTGCTCCGGCGCGCTGCTCTCCGGCGCACTCATGCTCCCTTGCGCTCGTGCTCCAGCGCTAAGGAACCCACCGTTTCGACCAGCAGTTCGTGCTCCACTACGAGGACCCGTTCCGCCAGCGACTCCGGCGTGTCGCCGGGCTTCACCGGCACGGTCCTTTGTGCGAGCACGGCCCCCTGGTCGTATTCCGCCGTCACATAGTGGATCGTGACCCCGGTGATCCGGTCGCCGGCCGCCAGCACGGCTTCGTGCACGCGCAGTCCGTACATGCCTTGCCCGCCGTGCCTGGGCAGAAGGGAAGGGTGGATGTTGATTATGCGGTCCCCGTAGGCGGCCAGCGTCTCCGGTCCCACCCTTTTGAGATACCCGGTCAGGACGACCAGGTCCACCTCGTGCCGCCTGAGTAATTCAAGGATCGACCGGTCCAGTTCCTCCGGCCCGGGGTGGGTATCGCCGTTCAGACAATACCCCGGAACGCCCGCCGACTCCGCGCGCCGAAGCACTTGCGCCGACCGGTTGTTGCTGATCACCACGGCCGGCAGTGCCCGGATAGTCCCGGTTCCGCACGCGTCGACGACCGCCTGCATGTTGGTTCCGCGATGGGAAGCGAGAAACCCGACACGAAGCATCAGCTCAGCGCCCGTACCCGAACCCGGATTCGGACGCGATCCTGAATCTGGTCCCGACCGCGCCCCGGGCCGCCTGGACAGCGGGAACGGGCTGTCATTCGTCCATGTCCAGAACCATCACCCATGCAGGCGACGGTCCGACGTCATATACGTCGAGGGGCGTAAGAGCGCCCGTATCCTGGTCTACGCGATAGGCTGCCAGTCTCCCCGATCCCTGTCCCGCGGCGTAAAGATACCGGCCCCGCGGATCCAGGTTGAAGGCCCGCGGCGTTTCCTCCGTAGGCGCCTGCCCGATCGGGTCGAGCAGGCCCGTAGCCGGATCGGCCGAGAAGCCGGCGATGCTGTCGTGCCCCCGGTTGCTGGAGTACACGA includes the following:
- the purN gene encoding phosphoribosylglycinamide formyltransferase; the protein is MLRVGFLASHRGTNMQAVVDACGTGTIRALPAVVISNNRSAQVLRRAESAGVPGYCLNGDTHPGPEELDRSILELLRRHEVDLVVLTGYLKRVGPETLAAYGDRIINIHPSLLPRHGGQGMYGLRVHEAVLAAGDRITGVTIHYVTAEYDQGAVLAQRTVPVKPGDTPESLAERVLVVEHELLVETVGSLALEHERKGA